The following proteins are encoded in a genomic region of Castor canadensis chromosome 19, mCasCan1.hap1v2, whole genome shotgun sequence:
- the LOC141419196 gene encoding uncharacterized protein, translating into MKQTILAIPSPTSTRGVREFLGSAGFCRLWIPGFAEIARPLYEATKEAPDWSWGEREQQAFDQLKDALLQAPALALPDPTRPFTLFIDEKKGVAKGVLTQQLGPWKRPVAYFSKKLDAVAAGWPPCLRIIAAIAVLVREADKLTFGQALWVTAPHPVEGILKQPPGKWMTNARLTHYQGLLLDSPRITFTDPIILNPATLLPNPELQTPVHNCKEFLSEVTQVRADLKDTPLSGCKLNWYTDGSSFFQDGARRAGAAVVDQEGNTVWSSALPPGTSAQKAELIALAEALERAKGKRVNIYTDSRYAFGTIHVHGAIYRERGFRTAEGKHLKNLAEVQRLLMAVEKPKAVAVMYVPGHQSAKTPEAVGNNRADQEAKRVAMVSPPMETGQPSTVAAIDVPVPELPPLPPRPEYSTEDFTWMRAHSPFREGEDGWKSDLEGKLILPEKLGRFLLANLHKSTHLGRRKLLDLLTSAQLRFPNQTIAVRQIVEDCASCTIMKPGRREGHHTG; encoded by the exons atgaaacagactattctggctatcccatccccgacatccactaggggggtgagagaattcctgggctccgcggggttctgtagactctggattccaggatttgcggaaatagccagacccctatatgaggccaccaaagaagctccagattggagttggggagagagagaacaacaggcctttgatcagctaaaagacgctcttttgcaggcccctgccttagccttgccagatcctacaagaccattcactctgtttatagatgagaaaaagggggtagccaaaggagtcttgacccaacagctaggtccctggaagagaccagtggcatacttttccaagaaattagacgcagtagcggcaggatggcccccctgcctccgcatcatagcggccattgccgtgctggtgagagaagccgataaactaacctttggacaggccctctgggtaacggcccctcacccggtggagggaatccttaaacaaccccctgggaaatggatgacgaatgccaggctcacccactaccaggggctcttgttggattcccctcggatcacattcacagatcccataatcctgaaccctgccaccttgttgcctaacccggaactgcagacacctgtccataactgcaaagaattcctctccgaagttacacaggtacgggctgacctaaaggatacccccctgtccggctgcaaattaaactggtacacggatggaagcagttttttccaagatggagcccgaagggcaggggcagctgtagtcgaccaagaaggaaatacggtatggagcagcgccctcccacccggaacatcagcccaaaaagcggaattaattgccttggcagaggccctggagagggcaaaaggaaagcgagtcaatatctacaccgatagccgctatgctttcggtaccatccatgtccacggggccatctatcgcgaaagaggattccgcacagcagaaggaaaacatctaaagaacctagccgaagtccagcgtctattaatggcagtggaaaaaccgaaggcagtggcagtgatgtatgtcccaggccaccagtctgccaagacgccggaagctgtcggtaacaacagagcagatcaagaagcaaagagagtagcaatggtgagtcctcccatggagacagggcaaccttccacggttgcggcgatagacgtgccggtcccagagctccctccgctacccccccgaccagaatactccacagaggatttcacttggatgagagcccactccccctttagagaaggggaagacggatggaaaagcgacttggaaggcaagttaattctgcctgaaaaactcggacgattcctgttggctaacttacataagtccacccatttggggcggagaaaattactagacttgttgacatctgcgcagctccgatttccgaaccagaccatagcagtccgccaaattgtggaagattgtgccagctgcacaatcatgaaaccaggacgaagggaggggcaccatacag gttga